The following is a genomic window from Trachemys scripta elegans isolate TJP31775 chromosome 7, CAS_Tse_1.0, whole genome shotgun sequence.
TCTTATTTCCTGTGCAATTCATGAAACTCACAAGTTTACATTACCTAAAGATAAATATTTACATGATGTAAATCAGatattttgaaagtattttgtgtgtgtaacatCTCCCAACACAAAGGAGGCTATTTGTGTATTCCTTTATAACTGTacatcattttaaaatttaaagataACTAAGAATTGTAGGTATACAATAAAATTCCATCAGTAGTTGTTGTATGTCTTAGACATGAAAATGACATCAGTGGTATCAATAATCAACAGTTATGTAAGAAAATTGATCTCTAGGTGCATCCATTAATAACCTTCAGTATTCCTTATCTTCTGAAGTACATTTAGTACTTGCCTACTGTCTGTCAGCCATTTCTGTTAGGGAGCTCAATTAAACCACAGACCACACCAGGCAGCCTGAAATAACACCTTATGTTGGAAGAAGCagcaagtactttttttttttttaagcaagtctCAGGGAAATAGTGTAAACACAGCTGCATACTCTTTGCACAGAACTTCCACTGACCACAATGGGAATTCCATGCAAGGGTTCACAGGGACAGGTAAAGTGCCCTGTCTCTTGAAGTTGGGAATATACATCATGGAAAGCTGCCTACTGAAACTCTACTCCGCTGCACTTTAAGGATTGCTCAACTGTCCTGAGTTCTGGTCTAAAAGTACCCCATTCTGTATGTGGTGCAATGAAATGCTGTCTCTGTACAGTAGCAAACCAAATAGAGGGCCTGTGAAATCCAGTTTAACACAGATTAGTTAGAGAAAATGCTTTTCCTAAGAGAACAGATTTAGGCTTGAGTCTTAACTTCTAGAAACTCTCAGATATCATCTAAAATCTCCCAAATCACTAGTTCCTGattaaaagtaacattttttttaaagggactatCAGATCAGTAACACAACTACACAGCATATTAGATTGGTACCCGATACCATCTTAGGCTATACCTCTAGTTTTCTAATTACTGTGTACTGCAATTTAGGTGTGTCGTTGGTACCCTTGCAAACTCTAATTCCTCTAAACACAGGGGAAACAGTAAATTCCCAGAGGCCCTTCATATTTTTCCAGGAAGTGCTAACTTGAGAATACAGTTACATCACTACAGCACTGAGACTGTAGCTGGCTGGTTTTGCCATTTAATTCCCTGAAATGCGGACTGATCACAATGTCTGAGTGAATAATGTTACATTATCTGCCAATAAAACTGAGTAGCAGATGTATAGATGTCCATTTCTACTTGAATTCAGCTACCACCACATGCAGTAGAATATATCATAACTTGTTAAAGTAACATTGTTTAGATAGAATATTTTTCTgacttttaaaatcaaacaaTATTTTAGTTTAAGGTAGAAAACTTGGTGTTTAAGTGTAGAAGATAACAGAGAACTTACTCTTCAAAATGAATGTATTTCTTCATTCTTAAAGATTGCTTTTCAACTAtcaatttgacaccatcagctcaggattaaacaaagactgtgaatggttagccaactacagaagcagtttctcctgccttggtgttcacacctcaactgctagaagagggtctcatactccctgattgaactaacctcgttatctctagcctgactcactcttgcttgcatatttatccctgcctctggaaatttccactacatgcatctgacgaagtgggtatttacccacgaaagctcatgctccaatacgtctgttagtctataaggtgccacaggactgtttgCTGCTTTTCAGCTATGTTTGTCAATCCTCCTAGTGGTGTAAAGAAAGAGAATGTGACTAAGGTTttaatcctgcaagctgctctgtgTGAGTGAACCCTTGCTCCTTTGGGCTCTCTGTGTGTGCACAATGGACCACCCACGCAGAGCAACTTTCAGGATTAGTTTGTGTGATTTAAATAAGACACTCATATCATGAAACTCATGTTTGCCAGTCAGAGTCTTCCTATTGTAAATGTTACAAATTCAGTACATAAATGTATACGCTCccatattttaaatattggaatTAAAATACAAGGCCACATGACTCCCTGTGGATATATAAACTAATACCTATACTTCCtgaaatatattcattttaaGTCACTCCATAAAATAGCACTTCTTAAAATACACTGGCTATATCTGCAACtggtataattccactgaagtcaatggagtcgtGACAGAGATTAATTTGGCTCAATGTTTCTAGAATTGACACTGTTGTTGATCTGTCAGCACTAGTGAAGTATTAGTAATGTCATTCTTAGAATTCAACTTTTTCCATAAAGGCTAAATCAAAATAGCCTCACTCAGTTGTGTGCAAGGTGAATCTTGGCCAGGTCTTTGGAAGTGGCGCTACTTGTACTAAGATTGTTCCTTTTGCAGTCCATGAAACGGGGAAAAACTAATATGTTAAAGTAATTATTTCAGTATCATTCTTTGGAGAAACTTTCCACATAACAAAATATCAATACTTCGGCATTTTTCAGGAATCAGTTTGATGCCAGGAATATTCCATGGAAAGCATTACAGGAAAGCACGTTTTAAAATGTTAGACATTCCTGATGATGGGCATATTATTGCAAGGTATCAAACAACACCTGAGAAATCAGGAAATAAATTTTGCATGTCTGAGCCTGAAAACAAGAATATAAAAGCATTGATATTTAAGTTTATACATAAGGGATTAAATGCACTGGGTCAacttctgccctcagttacatttatagattctaaggctagaagggaccattgttatcATGTAGTTTgactttctgtataacacaggccatagaaattccccaaaataattcctggggaatatattttagaaaatcatccaatcttaatttaagaatggtcagtgatagagaatccactatgacttttgtaaattgttccaatggctactCTTCCcaataaaaatgtatgtcttatttccagtctgaatttgtctagtttcagcttccgcattggatcatgttatacctttctctgctagacctGAAatgtccattattaaatatttgtcccccatgtagatacttatagactgaaatcaagtcaccccttaatcttctcttttttaagctaaatagattgagctccttaagtctatcactacaagacatgttttctaatcctttaatcattcttgtggctcttccctgaaccctctccaatttaacaacatctttcttgaattgtgtgcATCAGAACtgtgcacagtattccagcagcggtcgtacctgtgccaaatacagaggtaaaatagcctctccactcctactcaagattccccagcttatgcatcccaggatcacattagcttttttggccacagcattgtacGGGGAGCTCATGTACAGCTGATTATCCATTCATAAAACCCAAAGTCAATAGGGTTTCATGGGATTAATACCAATGAAAATTAAGTATTTACATCTAAGGTAGGAATATATAAGGCCAGAGCCCAGAAATTGTTAGGGCAGTTTTGTACAGCTTTTCCAATGCAAAACTGCCCTAAAACTTGCAGATATGGTTCCTGGAGGATCTCTTCAGTTTGGTGGGATCCTTAGATGGAATAAGACCACTGTAATGGGTATAGCTGGGGGAAAAGGGGTGTGATTGGTGCACCTTTATGCTCCAGTGATCTCCAGTTGCCAGAATGGCTCCTTTGCTGTGGGAATGGCCCAAGAGGAACTGGCCTGGTATAGTTTGGCCTAACATTCGGGGACCACTAATGTGACTTAAAGCGATTTTTGTATTCCTTTCCTGAGTTGTTCCAATGCTCTTCAACAATAGGATCTGGACATTAGTGTCAAACAGATTTGACACATGATATATTTACACAAAAGATTACATTATCTCTGATCTTTTAATAGATTTTGAGGTCAAATTCAGAGCTGGTGtaatttaagaacagattggTAACTCGGGTGGAATTGCACCTGCTTACACACGCTTTGAGTTTGTCCTGTTATATTTAAAACTCCTCGATTCTAGACAATATCTTTTCCTGACCTCTAGTGCAGGATATCAGAAAAATGTCTTCAGTTAACCATattcagaggactggagaaacTTGCTGAAGATTAAATAATTGCAAACACTAAAAAGACTTGACAGTGATAAAATTACAAAGGAATCCATGCAAATAATGTGTTGAACTTCAGCTATAGAAAAGATGTTAACTGAAAAAGTTGTGCTCCTAGCTTTCTTTTACTGTACAGAACAAAGTTGTCACATCTGACACAACctgttttgtgctgctccagcaggAGGAGCAGATAAGCCTTGACAACAAGACTTATTCTTTTGATTACTCCATACATTATTCAAAAATCAAGAATTCCCAACTGTACACAATATAAAGCCCCATCCTGAAATTAGATCCATACTTATGTCAGTGTGAGTCCCATTTAAGCAAGTGGAGCTCCACATGAATGCAAGGGTCTGTCTGCATAGGACCAGTTATGGGGTTGCAGTGTAATGCTGTATCTTTATCATGTGGTTGTGATTACATGTATAAACCACTTGTGCTTTATTGTTGTGGCTTATAATATTAAAAGAAACACCTAAGAAAAACACTGCCATGTACAACACACCTTGTTGTTTATTATAtatgtgtataatatatacacaaataaaaaTTATCACCTGTAAATAATCATATTTGGAATGTGAAAGAcagaaaatgtaaacattttatttggcAGTTGTTGTCAAACAGgtgaataaataaatggaaaagtacaTCTTAATACTTTTAGCAACAGATGCAGTTGCACGCATATTTACATATTGTGGATGCAAAGAACAGTTaacaatttaatttctttttgttaaaaaatgcaaCTTCCAACACCACTAGACTTGACAATTAAAGATGAAGATACTAGTAATACTTGGTTCTAGCAATCTCAACTTTTAAAGGCATTCATCTGGAAGTAGGATAAGAGTCATCATGCATTTAGTTCATTTTGTCCACTTATGGTAGAAAGTCTGATGTAATCTCAGAATTATGAGTGTCATGCACTTAAGTCAACTATGACATGTTTATAAATTAATGTAGTTCCCTTAAAACTTGAAGCAAAGAGAAAATCGCGTTTATCAATGGAAACATGTGTGAAAGATCTTGGTGCCTGTATGTTTAATTCTTGAAACTTCACAAATTTTGCTTTTTCAGTATCCCAATAATAGACTTGAGTAAAAGAATAATCACTTCCAAGAATGGCATATTGATAATTGTTTATCTGAAGAGGCTGGAATACCATTGACCCTCGGGATGGCATTCTTTGTAAATCCAGAAATGCTGAACCTCCCCATTTCATTACTTTGGAATCACCAATAAATCTTGTTAAACAAATGTACACATCCTCTTTCACTCTGAAGTGTTTCACTGCATACACATCCTCCATATCTTGGATCTCGAGACGCTTAACAAATTCAGTTGTTCCTTTGTTCCATTGGTATATTACAGGTCTTTGGGAACTACTAGACAGAATTAAATGAGGTTTGCCGGCTATTTCAAGATACTCCACATCAGTATCTCTGTACCACGCGTGCAGAGACTGATGGGAGTAAAATCCATTTCCATTCCATTTGTAAACCGTGGTAAAGCCAGCTTTTGAACTGTCTGCAACAACAAAATACCAGTCTTCTGCAATCCTGAAAGTTTCGATGTCATTGGGTTTTCGGATTTTAAGAATTTCAATATCTTGAATTTTTATAAACTTATTAGCAAAAATATCTCTTTTATAAATATGGGAGCCTCCAAAGAGCTGGGCAACAATGACATACAGCTGAGTCTCAATAATTATGGGCTTACACACAACAGTTGAAGTACctacaaaaataaagataaaggaCAATGTTAGCACTGCCTTTTAGATCAGGTAATGTAATGTTATTTGGCTTGTGTTATTCGTACCTGTAATGTTGTCATAATTCCTGAAAGACCCTTCTACATGGTCCCATTCAAGAAAGATGCATTTTCCAGTAAAAGGTTGGGCAATAACCACATGCTCATCGTTCATGTAGGAGAAAGTATCTACTGACAGAGACTGATATGGCAGGGATTCATAAACAGCAAATTCTGCAAAAGCGCACATAACATTTGATAATTAAAGGTAGCATTTCTTTCCACATGTATTTTTTCACCATATTAAAATAATGTCATGTTAATTgatactgatttatttttaaagaatacatTTAATAAGTAGTCTAGTTTTCCTGCTAATAAGACAGAATTTTAAAGTCTGCTTATTTTTTCTGAACTGAAAAAGAAGGTTACCTGTTACAGTTATAGTCCCGATTCTGCAATTATTACacaggcaaatctcccattaaAGTCTGACTAAAAACTGTAGTAATAGATGCACAAAATGGTTCCTTTATCAGGCCTGAATCTGCAAGGAATTCCTGTTGACTCAGTGAGAGGTCCATAGGCAGACCgcttgcagaattggacccttaATTAGAAAATATAGCCTTGATTTTAAAGTAATCAGGTGAAATAATTTGGAACACATTACCTGTAATAATACAATCAAATTCCTTTGGAGAGAGGCTATTGATTTTACGCTTCTTATATTCTGGTGGACTTTCGCAAAAAATGTCTTCAACTGTTGCATTGGTGCTACCCAGCCATTCCACTAACCATTTCAGTTTGCAGTCACAATTAAATGTGTTCCCTCTAAGATCCCTGTATAAACATAAACCACACACTGAAAAT
Proteins encoded in this region:
- the LGI1 gene encoding leucine-rich glioma-inactivated protein 1 isoform X2, encoding MGLPHLEYLFIENNSIKSISRNTFRGLKSLIHLSLANNNLQTLPKDIFKGLDSLTNVDLRGNTFNCDCKLKWLVEWLGSTNATVEDIFCESPPEYKKRKINSLSPKEFDCIITEFAVYESLPYQSLSVDTFSYMNDEHVVIAQPFTGKCIFLEWDHVEGSFRNYDNITGTSTVVCKPIIIETQLYVIVAQLFGGSHIYKRDIFANKFIKIQDIEILKIRKPNDIETFRIAEDWYFVVADSSKAGFTTVYKWNGNGFYSHQSLHAWYRDTDVEYLEIAGKPHLILSSSSQRPVIYQWNKGTTEFVKRLEIQDMEDVYAVKHFRVKEDVYICLTRFIGDSKVMKWGGSAFLDLQRMPSRGSMVFQPLQINNYQYAILGSDYSFTQVYYWDTEKAKFVKFQELNIQAPRSFTHVSIDKRDFLFASSFKGTTLIYKHVIVDLSA
- the LGI1 gene encoding leucine-rich glioma-inactivated protein 1 isoform X1, whose protein sequence is MGNASRPFRRIAYFLCLLCMLLLTEGKKSVKPKCPAWCTCTKDNALCENARSIPTSVPPDVISLSFVRSAFTKIPEGSFLLTPSLQLLLFTSNSFDVISDDAFMGLPHLEYLFIENNSIKSISRNTFRGLKSLIHLSLANNNLQTLPKDIFKGLDSLTNVDLRGNTFNCDCKLKWLVEWLGSTNATVEDIFCESPPEYKKRKINSLSPKEFDCIITEFAVYESLPYQSLSVDTFSYMNDEHVVIAQPFTGKCIFLEWDHVEGSFRNYDNITGTSTVVCKPIIIETQLYVIVAQLFGGSHIYKRDIFANKFIKIQDIEILKIRKPNDIETFRIAEDWYFVVADSSKAGFTTVYKWNGNGFYSHQSLHAWYRDTDVEYLEIAGKPHLILSSSSQRPVIYQWNKGTTEFVKRLEIQDMEDVYAVKHFRVKEDVYICLTRFIGDSKVMKWGGSAFLDLQRMPSRGSMVFQPLQINNYQYAILGSDYSFTQVYYWDTEKAKFVKFQELNIQAPRSFTHVSIDKRDFLFASSFKGTTLIYKHVIVDLSA